The DNA window CAATCGATAAAATATCATTTACTGATATAGAAAGCATCCCTCAGCTCGTTAAAGATTTTCTGAACCGGGATATTAAAGGTTTTGAAGACCATACCTTTACGCCGGATGCTGTTAAGAAGCAGATTCGTAAGAAACAGGAATCATTTACTCAGGAACAGAGAGAGGTGCTCTATCAGGCTTTGAAACAACAGCTTTCCGGTACTCATCTGTCTTCTCAACAGGAAGAAAATCTGGATCATTTAAGATCAGCTAATACCTTTACCATTACTACCGGACATCAGCTGAACCTCTTTTCAGGACCTGTATTTTTTGTTTATAAAATTCTTCAGACCATTAAAACCTGTTCTTATCTGAAGTCCTGTTTTCCGGAATTCAATTTTGTTCCGGTATACTGGATGGCTTCTGAAGACCATGATTTTGCTGAAATCAACCATTTCAGGACGGAGAACCATTATTACGAAATCAACGAAAAATCCGGAGGCCCGGTAGGCAGGATTCATGTTAATGATTCTTTTTTTATTTCTGAATTTGAAAAAGAGTTCAGGGATTCCGTTTTCGGCACCGAACTGATTTTGATGCTTAAAGAAGCCTATAAGAACGGGAATACTTTAACGGAGGCAATCAGGATGTTTGTTAACAGGATGTTTGCCGGTTACGGACTAATCAGTATTGACGGAGATTGCAGTATACTCAAGCAACAGGTAAAAGATGTTTTTCAGGACGAGCTCATCAACTTCAGCCTTCAGAAAGCTTCCCGGGATCAAGTTGATCTGCTTTCCGGCCGGTACGGTAAAGTGCAGGTCAATCCGCGTGAAATTAACCTGTTTTATCTTTCCGAAACCAGGGACAGGATAGATTTTGATGGCAATGCCTATTTCGTTGTTGATAAAAACATCAGGTTTACCAGAGAAGAACTGCTGCAGGAGCTTGAGGAGTTTCCGGAGAGATTCAGTCCTAATGCTCTGATGCGTCCCGTTTATCAGGAAAAGGTACTGCCTAACCTGGCGTACATTGGTGGTAATGCAGAAATCATGTACTGGCTGGAGCTCAAAGATTATTTTTCATTGGTAAACCTTCCTTTTCCCATACTCATTCCGAGGAACTCCATGCTTTTTATTAAAGAAAAGACCGTCAGTAAAATAGAAAGGCTCAGCCTGAAACCCGAAAGCTTCTTCCTGAACTTTGCCAAAGTCGTTGAGGATAAAATCCTGGAAAACCAGGACATCCTGAAGATGCTGGAAGATAATGAAACTACGCTAAGAAAACAGTTCTCTGAATTAAAGGCTGTTGCGGAAACTACCGAGAAATCCTTCGGGAATATGGTGCGTGCAGAAGAGGTCCGGCAGCTGAAATCTTTTAGGAGACTGAAAAAACGGCTCCTGCATGCAGAAAAGATAAAGCAGAACGAACTTGTGGAACGATTGGAGAACCTTTTCCTGGAAGTGCATCCTTCAGGTACCTGGCAGGAAAGAGTTTACAACTTCAGTGTGTTCTTTGCCGATTACGGCTATGACTGGCTGCAAAGCTGCCTGGAAGAAATGGTGGTGGAGGAATCAAAACTAATAATTGTTGCCATTTAATTTTAAAGGAGTATTTTTGTACATTATAATTGTCGACTATGATTAAAAGGTTTTTTATTCTGTCCGGTCTTTGTATGGCTTTGGGCCTGTCTGCCCAGAAATCCCATACGGTGGTGAAAGGAGATACTCCTTACAGCATTGCCAGGAGATACGGCATAAGTGTAGATGAATTATTGAAACTGAATCCTAAGCATAAAGATGGCAAACTGGCTATCGGAGATATTTTAACCGTTAAAACGGATACCCATGCAGCGGCGGATAAGAATAAACCGGCCCGCGGAGCGGAGCTGGGAAAGATTACCCTGCAACCTAAACAGACCATCTACGGCATTACAAAAC is part of the Chryseobacterium camelliae genome and encodes:
- the bshC gene encoding bacillithiol biosynthesis cysteine-adding enzyme BshC, with protein sequence MKTIDKISFTDIESIPQLVKDFLNRDIKGFEDHTFTPDAVKKQIRKKQESFTQEQREVLYQALKQQLSGTHLSSQQEENLDHLRSANTFTITTGHQLNLFSGPVFFVYKILQTIKTCSYLKSCFPEFNFVPVYWMASEDHDFAEINHFRTENHYYEINEKSGGPVGRIHVNDSFFISEFEKEFRDSVFGTELILMLKEAYKNGNTLTEAIRMFVNRMFAGYGLISIDGDCSILKQQVKDVFQDELINFSLQKASRDQVDLLSGRYGKVQVNPREINLFYLSETRDRIDFDGNAYFVVDKNIRFTREELLQELEEFPERFSPNALMRPVYQEKVLPNLAYIGGNAEIMYWLELKDYFSLVNLPFPILIPRNSMLFIKEKTVSKIERLSLKPESFFLNFAKVVEDKILENQDILKMLEDNETTLRKQFSELKAVAETTEKSFGNMVRAEEVRQLKSFRRLKKRLLHAEKIKQNELVERLENLFLEVHPSGTWQERVYNFSVFFADYGYDWLQSCLEEMVVEESKLIIVAI